In Bradyrhizobium sp. 1(2017), one DNA window encodes the following:
- a CDS encoding response regulator codes for MAHRILIVDDEGHIREVIRVALRKAGMDVIEARDGKEALARFAADKPDLIVLDIGMPEFDGLDVCREIRKGSDVPILFLSARDEEIDRILGLEIGGDDYVTKPFSPRELVARVNVILRRLGPRNGEIKAGPATLTQGSLLIDPEQHLASFAGTPLKLTAIEFGILRAFLTRPTSVFNREQLMRAAYQLNIQVSDRTIDSHIRNIRAKLAALACDNVIETIHGVGFKLGRCETAA; via the coding sequence TTGGCGCATCGCATTCTCATCGTCGACGACGAAGGCCATATCCGCGAGGTCATCCGCGTCGCCCTCAGGAAGGCCGGCATGGACGTGATCGAGGCGCGCGACGGCAAGGAGGCGCTCGCCCGCTTTGCCGCCGACAAGCCCGACCTGATCGTGCTCGACATCGGCATGCCCGAGTTCGACGGCCTCGACGTCTGCCGCGAGATCCGCAAGGGCTCGGACGTGCCGATCCTGTTCCTGTCGGCGCGCGACGAGGAGATCGACCGCATCCTGGGCCTCGAGATCGGCGGCGACGATTACGTGACAAAACCGTTCAGCCCGCGCGAGCTGGTCGCGCGGGTCAACGTCATCCTGCGCAGGCTTGGTCCACGCAACGGCGAGATCAAGGCCGGCCCGGCCACGCTGACGCAAGGCAGCCTCCTGATCGATCCAGAGCAGCACCTGGCGTCCTTCGCCGGCACGCCGCTGAAACTGACCGCGATCGAGTTCGGCATCTTGCGCGCGTTCCTGACCCGACCGACCTCGGTGTTCAATCGCGAGCAGCTGATGCGGGCGGCCTATCAGCTCAACATCCAGGTCTCCGACCGCACCATCGACAGCCACATCCGTAACATCCGCGCCAAGCTGGCTGCGCTGGCTTGCGACAACGTCATCGAGACCATCCACGGCGTCGGCTTCAAGCTCGGCCGCTGCGAGACAGCGGCATGA